The DNA sequence taattttatccttcatTTAACAATATCATgtatattttgtacttataaagataatatgtatatatatgaagtgaggttaacatcatAAAATTCTTTCTCTTACAAGTACAAAACTATAATGTGAGAATGTTAAATCagaggtaaaattaaaaatttgtgtaaaagtTCTTTCCAAAGTcggtattttttgtccaaattctaacaaaataaaatcaagtgTGAATAGTAAATTCTCGAAGGGGgtgttatttgtaattttaaatttttttaaaaaatatataattataaatttttagaggggtctaaatgtaattatccctaaatatgAAAGTAGCTGGCATAAATGCTTAAGACAGTTACAAATAAATTGGTTTATTGTAACGTGATGAGTTAGAATTGAGGTGAGGAGAGAGGTttagaagaaagaaaaccgCGTTTGACCTTGTAAACCCCGTCCACTCTCCCAAGtctttcacacacacacacacctttTCTTCAGCGTTTCTTCTCTGTtaaaataaggaaaagaaaaataaactgtCGGGATTTTCAATCTTCTTCCACATATAATCCAAAATCCTAATCTTGATTCCTTAccaatttccaccaactttcTTGACTAACCcatttttgatatttgaatctttcttcaattttttcgtTTTGCTTTTTCTGGGCTTTTGATCTGGTGTTTGATGGGGGATTTGGTGAAGCAGATCTTAGCGACGCCGATCCAGCTGACGGACCAAGTGATAAAGGCCGCCGACGACGCCGCAACGTTCAAGCAAGAATGCGCGGAGCTCAAGTCCAAGACCGAGAAGCTAGCTGGGCTGCTTCGCCAGGCGGCGCGTGCGAGCAATGACCTATACGAGCGCCCCACGCGCCGCATCATTGACGACACCGAGCAAGTCCTGGAGAAGGCGCTGGCCCTGGTGCTCAAGTGCCGGGGCCACGGCCTCATGAAGCGGGTTTTCACCATCATCCCGACCGCCGCTTTCCGCAAGATGTCGTCGCAGCTGGAGAACTCAATTGGCGACGTTTCTTGGCTCCTCCGTGTCTCCGCCTCGGCTGACGATCGAGACGATGAGTACCTCGGCCTCCCTCCCATCGCGGCCAATGAGCCCATCCTCTGCCTCATATGGGAGCAGATCGCCATTCTGTACACGGGTTCGGTGGACGACCGATCCGATGCGGCGGCGTCGCTCGTGTCTTTGGCTCGGGATAACGATCGGTATGGAAAATTGATCATTGAGGAAGGTGGGGTTGGACCACTGTTGAAATTGGTGAAGGAAGGAAAATTGGAGGGGCAGGAGAACGCCGCCAGGGCGAGTGCTAGGGANNNNNNNNNNNNNNNNNNNNNNNNNNNNNNNNNNNNNNNNNNNNNNNNNNNNNNNNNNNNNNNACATGATACACGCGGGTGTCTGCTCGGTGTTTGCGAAAATCCTCAAAGAAGGTCCCATGAAAGTCCAGGCTGTGGTTGCGTGGGCCGTCTCTGAGCTCGCTGCGCATTACCCGAAATGCCAAGATCTCTTTGCCCAGCACAACATTATTCGGCTGCTTGTTAGCCATCTAGCGTTCGAGACTGTGCAGGAGCACAGCAAGTATGCTGTCGTTAGCAAGGCGACATCGATGCACGCTGCCGTTGTGCTGGCGagtagtaataataacagTAATGCCACTAACGATAGCGTGACGAAGGGGAGTAATGATTTGGATGAAGATAAGAGTTCCATACCTCATCCTCTGGGGAATAAGCAGCGTAATCAGATGCACAATGTGGTTACAAACACAATGGCGATGAATGCGGGCAGAAATCCTGTTAAGTCCAATGGCAACAACAGTGCGAAGGTGAATTCTGTGCATAGCCAGCCGAGTCTCTTTTCGCTATCAGGGGCGAATAACAGAGCCCGGGAAATGGAGGACCCCGCAACCAAGGCCTACATAAAGGCGATGGCTGCTCGAGCCCTTTGGCACCTGGCGAAGGGGAACTCTCCCATTTGCCGGAGCATCACAGAGTCAAGAGCATTATTGTGCTTTGCGGTCCTTTTGGAGAAAGGAGCTGAAGAAGTTCAGTACAATTCCGCTATGGCGTTGATGGAGATCACAGCGGTGGCAGAGGAAGATGCTGAGCTAAGAAGATCAGCATTTAAGCCCAATTCGCCAGCGTGCAAAGCTGTGGTTGATCAACTGTTGAGAGTGATTGAGAAGGCGGATTCACAACTCCTAGTCCCCTGTATTAAGTCCATTGGCAATTTGGCTAGAACTTTCAAGGCGACCGAGACAAGGATGATAAGCCCTTTAGTGAAGTTGCTGGACGAAAGAGAAGCCGAGGTTTCTAGGGAAGCTTGTATTGCCCTCACCAAGTTTGCTTGCTCAGTTAACTATCTTCACTTGGATCACTCAAAGGCCATCATCGGTGCTGGAGGGGCGAAGCACCTCGTTCAGCTCGTCTACTTCGGTGAGCAGATCGTGCAAAGTTGTGCACTGATTCTGCTGTGCTACATTGCTATGCATGTCCCAGACAGCGAAGAACTTGCTCAGGCCGAGGTGCTTACGGTGCTCGAATGGGCATCAAAACAAGCCATTTTGATGCAAGTTGAAGATGTGGAGACATTGTTACCGGAGGCCAAAGGAAAGCTGGAGCTCTATCAATCCAGAGGATCCAGGGGATACCATTGAGTTCAATTTAGTGTATGTTCAAGAATTGTATGCTGTCAAGATGAAGATTTATCCATCTTTCTTatactttttccttctttggaGTCTTTTTGTCATCTGTTTTCATTCATTTGGAGTGTACATAAGATTAGTTTATGgctttaattatttggaagGAGGAATCCCAACAACGTATTTTTCATATTCGttttaatacaaaatgttCACATCATTTTTGAGATTCTTGACACGATTCAAGCTGAGGAGAAAGGATTTGTTCTTAATCTGGTTCAGAGTAAAGTTACCATAAATAATGGgattatcttatttttgtgattgtgaCATCATCAATCTTAGACTCAAATACACTTTTCACTTCTAAActatgtatttttatcttctttaCACTTCTAAAGTATGAAAGGTAACAAAAACATctgtaacaaaataatttggcaTCGATAAAACTACAATGCCCTTCTCACTTACCCCTATACtgttttattctattttctaaaatatattttatgaatatcttccccaaactatttttagtgatttaaaattttactcacatctaaattgaaaaataatatttctaatttctaattttttttataaattatagaacataaaaaaatatttataagctcGATATatggaaatatattttacaaataaaaagtacatgtaaatatgtgtcaatacataattcatataaatattacagaaaaagtatgctatataacttataaatttatattcaattatatgtccacataataaaaatgtatcacttaagaaaatatgaaatattatatattaattatattatagattaGCATATTTTTGCCGTATATATATGTTCGATGTAGTATTTTACactaccaaaaaatattttattgtaatgtaTTTTGTACCGGCCAACTTAAAAGTTTGTAACTTcgtttttttaaattggaacGACTTTCGTAATGGATAGAACTACTGTAACTATTTTTGGgcgttacaaaatatttgtaacggctCATTTTGTGGTTGTTACAATTTGTAACGGCCTTTATGTCACAAAACTTGATCaaacatagaaaataaatttgaagctGTTTTTGGAactattaatttgaatttaataaatatattattgtaacAGTCATTATACTTGAACCAACCCTTATGTTGGATTACCTTGCCAATACGAGCATTTGGGACATAAAAATTGACCGCAGGCTTTTGTGGATGGGCAAGTGCTGTCTGCATGACCAATCACACCACCTATCCAACATTTCAAGTGGTAAATTTCTCACTTTGACCCAAACCCGTATACGTTTATGGTGATGTCGCTCTGTATTCGTACCTGGTTTCCATTAATCAGTTGCCCATTGATCAATAACAAACTCCCCTCAATCACTTCCTTCATTGCTGCCTTCGttttgaatataaaagaaatttaaaactcATAGACCGTCGTCACCTCATTCATTGGCGGCCATGTTGATCTATCAAATAAGTTCAATTCGTAATGAAGAGTTTTTGCATGAGGACTTACCAAACCCTCCACCAATTGGTAGTTGACTTTTCGATGCCAATTTCTCATTGGCCTGACTTCTCGACCTCAACCTCCATCAAGTTTGATTAGTGGGGGACTAATGATATAAAAACCACGCCGAGGTACtctgaaataatataaatgccatcaaagtattttttaatgcCTAAAATGGCCCTAGATCCATGCTCTATGTATTTGGGGTCGTACCAACTTGACCCTAAATGTATTAGAATCTAGATATGTATGGATGCACTATAACCACACGATCAATTCGTATCAATGATCTATGGGTCATTGTTCAATTCAATCATACCTGAAGTTACACATCCTCCATGCCTCAAGTGCACATTTGCTACCCTCAATATTTCTTACACTCTGAGTTATATTCCTTATGTTCTTACTGACTTAAATATCAAAGAGTTATAATTGGGACCTCCCAATGTTGTTTACAGATGCAccattttgtaaattatgtaAGAAAATCCTTGAAACAAACTTAATCACTTTGGAGCTGATTATATACGGATAAAGTCCATTTAATCAATCCTAATCCGGACACTCATCGTAtagaaaatcaatataatCGATTACggtcaaatatttaatgttaaaaCTCAAGTCATTGCTAGGATGAaccaatatttttcaataatttagttaTGGGTAAAACTTCTTCCATAACTCTTAGTTAATTgtaatcaaaatatatgtcATGATCAGTATTTTGACCTTGTTTATTGAAACAACAATCAATAGTAGTGATGTCAAAAAGAGAGATCGactaaatttgtattatagGGGTgcgattaatatattttacactGAAATTTGATACAATTAATTTGGTTATCCTTGAAAATTTCTTGGGAGACTctataatctttttctttttgcttctaTTCTTTTGACTTCATAAGAGTCCctttgatcaaaatttttggTGTCGCCTGAGAACTTCTTAGGAGTTCCTCTagtttttgttgtatttactCATTAGGGAACTTCGTAGGAATTCATTTGATCGTATTTTCACTTTGGGCTTTGTTTTATACAGTCGTTGGGGGATAGTTGCTTAGCAGCCTCCATGCTTTAGTTTTTTAAACATTGCTCTTCCTGAGATGCCCATGGAAGATTGTACTTTCAAGAGCGAGAGGTGCTTAACCTTCTCTCTCCTCTTGAGGTTTTCTTTGGGATGATCTCCTCCAAGAGAGGAAAGGTACTTGACCTTATCTCTTCTCTTGAGACTTTCTTTTGGGATAACTCTCCTCCAAGAGGGGAGGTCCTTAAACTTTTACTCCTCTTGAGGCTTTCAAAGCATGACTCTCCTTCAAGAGGGGGAAAATGCTTGACATTCTCTCTCCTCTTGAGGCTTGCTTTAGGATGACTCTCCCCCAAGAGGGGAAGGTGATTGATCTCCTATCTTCTTTTGGGGCTTTCCTCTAAGAGAAAAATGTACTTTgactttctctctcctcttgaAGCTTTATTCAAGATAACTCTCCTCCAAAAGGGGTAAGGTGCTTGACCTTTCCTCTCCTCTTGAGGTTTTCTTCGGGATGACTCTCCTCCTTTATGTTGGTCCGCCGGCTTTGGCTCACTATTCTTGAGGGTCAGGTCTCCACCTTGGCCTCTGTAAGGATAACGAAAGGATCGTGGCGGCTTAACATGTTCTACAATGTTTTAGGCCACTGCCCTCAGAGCGGCCTGAACTAAGGTGTCTTCGATCATCAGTTGAAAACTTCGTGCATGAACTAGAGAATGGGGGTGCGGGGCTTACTCCCAATCTCCATGATCAGAGGTCCTTTCAAGCCTGCCTGCGCCCACATTCTCATTCCTTGCTCTTGATCTAATGTTTATCTTCAAATGCTGAATCGCCTAGTTCCCACAAACGACCCCAAGTTGATGCTgtcaaaaagcaaaattaactaaatttacaTCAAACTCCAGCGTAAAGCGCATTGAATCGTAcatgtataatataaatttaattgatttaaattacttttcgATAATATCAAGTactatttacatattttcattaattaccatcattttcacttttaattacaataattaactattatagaagatcatatttattaaactgCACGCACGATCATCTCCCACAAGCAATTGCCTCAGAAACTCGAAGTCACGGGAATGGAATTGATCCAAAATACTAGAAACCAACACACTCTTTAGGGTTTGCATGTTCTGGTACATACGAATTATGAGTACTTCTATAGGTGTcctaactagaagttagttattttatagGAAAAGGTAAAGAGTAAAACAGGGTAGGTAATAATAGACAGCCTTGTCTTATCACAGCTGGTCGCCCTTCTTCCCGACATAATGTGGGACATGAAAGTACAACAAATAATGAACCAACACTTAACACATTCCGGAGACAAAAGCATGTTCTTTCTACTTTACAACGGAGGACTCACCTCCATTTCAGCCCCAATACTTGTTCCAACCTTTTAGTGTTGGAGTTAGTACAACAAACATTATTGTTGAGATATAATGCCACTACGTGTTAATTTCAGTGTACACGCACATACACGTATACGTATGtcatacgtatatatatatatatataataagtggtGATTCTATATCATAATTGAATTGTTGTGGGTCTCGCTCGTAAATCTATTAGACCCAGAAATTGCCACCAATAAGAATTCGAGAATTTTGACTCGAACTTGTTTTggttaaatttgaaatagttaTATGGTAAgagtaatatatttatcgtgtaattaattaaaattgagaaaaagtaATCAATTTTATAGCAAATGTATCACACTTACTCTGTGATTGACACGCCTTGGAATTTGACTAGCTTCATTTGCTTCAACCCCACACTAGCAAAGAGGAGCCAAAACCCCTTCTTGATTGCTTCTTCTTATCTTGAATGGGATGAGTTTAATGAATGATTTAAATAGCTTCTGTTCATAGCTACAAAGGTGACATTTCTTTGAATGACaacaaatttttcattaaatattgcCTTAAGAGGGGCAGGTTTTGGGTTGTTGTCTGGAGAGAAATTTTGGAGTCAAATGCATAAAAATGTTGGTTGATATGGTTACCAACCAATTTGGGCACCAAAATGCAGCCAATTGCACCCCAATTTCAGCCCCTACATTTGTTCTCCGCTTCTAACGGAGAGTTAACGGCACGGACTAAATTTGTTCAAAAATGATAAGTtgagggaccaaaattgtaactAGTGAAACATGggagaccaaaaatattttaccgaTTTTTTTGgagggaccaaaaatataaatttcacgTCATTAATTCTTAGCACTTGGGACCTCTCTTAGTTTGATTCACACTTGCTCTCAAAACTCGGTTAGCTCAGTCAAAATCATACAACTCATGCTCGTATTagcaatattatatatatatatatatatttaagttctGCTTTCAATGTGTCGTTcatgataataaatttcaagtttttttgtCAACATTCAAAAacctaaagaaaaaaagtgtgaaataagaaaaatatagaataatcttacaaaagaaattaaaaagattaaattacctgtttctatttaaatatattgaataattttgattcttcCATATTAGCTGATTGACTAATTACCTCCTTTTTTCCTACCTGCTCCCTATTTATTGGAGCTAATTATAGGAATTGATTAGGCATGATTTCCTTGTCCCCAAATTGTAGGGCAAGtctaattttgtaaaattggaTTGGTCTAGTTGCATGCCACGTCAATGATGTCTCATATCACAAGAAAACAATGCTGCCACAATAAGGGCGCCTATTTAGGCGGAGCCTTGTTACCTGTTGAGGCCagctcaaaattttattccaaatttcTTGCTACTTGAGTTAATCCTTACTCACATATTTACAGTCGTTTGATATAGATACCGATGCTGACATATCGATTGAGTAGGTTCGATCATCAATTTGATTGCAAGCGACTTAGGTCAGCTGTGGTCGTCAACATGCCTTAGTTGGGTTAGATGTTGGATCTTGCTCTTGGGTCTTGTGTGTCTTAGCCTTTTGATTTTCTAACAAATGGACATGAATTCGTGTGTTATTTAGGTATGAACATTTCTTTGATACCCTAAGTATCATCACCTCTTCATACTCTAGTAGTGCATACTTGTATGGATTGCTAGACTAGAGTTGATGTCCCATTAGTTCTTGTTGTTCATGCTGATAAAAACAGCTTACCAATTAAAACAGCTTCCCGTGTCGAGTTGCTTCTtgtaatttcatttcttttgttcCCAACTAAAGCAAGCTAGTCCTAGCCTGTTTTGTTCTACCTCTTGTGGGCACAAGAGATCCTCGATCCCCGAAACCCGAGACCTCAATGGTGTTTCCATCACTTCCTCCAGCATTCCCTGTCACAATCTCTCCTTTCTCTACTTCTCGAGCAACTACATCATCTTTCTCAACGAGACTGAGATCCTCTTTCTTGTTATCACATTGGGTCTACGTCATTATATGCTCTTTCAAATACCCTTGTCTTTGAAGTTTTTCAATCTTGTCTTTCAATCGGAAAAACACTCTTCTGTGTTATGACCTCGATCCTTGTGAATTTACAATATCTGATCAAGGTCTGCTTGGAAGGTGTAGATCTAGTCTTCTTTATCCATTGTAACAGATACCTGATCTCAATGGCAGTAGTCGTTTTAGCTCATCAAGTATCATGAGGGTATCGTTGTTATATCTTTTCCATTTGGAGGCTTAGCATTTTCAGACTGGGAGCATATGAATATGCTACATTAGGATTCAACTGAAGAAGATCCATTTATCCATTGCCATCCAAGGGCTCTTGTAGTTTCCCAGGTTTACAGGGTGCACCAAAACTATCTtaccacaaattcttgaaaaagtaAATCTTTGTTTTGGTAACTATAAATGTTGCTGAAGGGTTTGGAGAGGGAATGATTAAAAAAACCGGTAAAAGGTTGAAAAAAACCCAGAAATTACTTAAAACAGTATGGACAACAAAATACTAAAGAACCAATATTACTAAAAACCTGAAAAAGGAGCTACAAGGGTATATGATATTTCTGATAcaataaagagagaaaaattagCAACTATGCCGAAATTGCTGTGAAGTTGAATCAAATCGTGAGATTAGAGATGCACCTCAGCAACGAAATAATATGTAGAGGCACCAGTGATGTTCCGGTCAAAAACACTATCACCATATCCCTGTTGCAGAAGAGCTAATGAAGCTAATCCATCAGCAAAGCAAAACACTGGTGACAATCTTAAGAAATTCTGAAAGGAAATATCATTTGTTACATGATTACGATTTACAAATAACCCATTCCTCATACCAACATGCAATGCATATGAGCAAGAGAAGTTTGAAAGTAAAACTTTCGCATAGACAAACATGATGTGATTTAACTTATTCACACTAACCAGATATTTTCTACAAGCAAGGCATCTTAAAACAGTTTTAGGTCACATTTGAATCCAAACAAAGACTaataaacatacatatatgaagTATTAACTCTTTACTATTTGAGATGAGCATGCAAAATTGATCACCTTATACATGTAAAATTGTCCCAATAACTTGAATAGCTGGCAAATATCAACAATTAAACACTAATAGGGGTATGCAGAAGCTTGCTTTTACAGAGAAATCCCAGGAAAAGCAAAGATTTTCAACCAAAATTTCTGCTGCAAGGAAGggcaaaattgcattaaaccctgAAACAAAATGCTAAAAGCAGAGCATTTTCCCcttatctttcttttcctttacCGATTTATATAACctaatgaagaaaaaactaaagagATGGGATTTTTCTTGAGGCTATAAGTATCTAAAACCATAGTAAATCAGATTCATGGGAGGTAGCAGATAAGAGGTTAAGATTAGCTAGTGGATTATGTACATATACCAAACAATgaatacacaaacacacacttaCTTCTTTCTTGAGGTGGGCGCAGCATAGGCGGCGGAGTGCAGATTGACAGTTGAAACTTGAGAGAGGAGAGTACTAGGTGAGATCTGCCATTCGTGAAGACACTACTGTTCATGAAGACACTGAAGAAAATGGGGATATTTGGGTCTGGGTCTTAATGGGTAAGAACGGATATTTTACCCGACCCAGAccgaattattttaatttaatgggTATAGGCCTGGGTTGGGGCCATTATAGTGGGTCCAGGGTCTGGGCAATTTTGGCCCATTGACACGCCTATTTCAGAGTGGAACAGATCTCGAGTAGGATAAACCTTATTTAGCTTTCCCTTTCAGATATCTGCAGGTGCAATATAAtcattagttgacaaggttttCTTTTTCGCCTGGAAATAAGACAAAACTTCCATGCTCTTCTCAgcaaagtttattttatgtcATAAATCAGCATGAAAAAGCTTGAGATTTCAAATATTCTAATTTCTGAGATTCAAATGAATAATTCCAGGACCCTACAACAACGAGAGTTAACGAGGCAATGAAAGATGAGCTGGTAGAGTAGCAAAGAGAATAAACACCACGCAGTAATGGTAGCTCTTGACTAGAGTAACACATAACTATTAGGTTCTATATGCACTTCTCCTGGATCATTTCATAATAGAGTCGATAAAGCTTGATCGAAGTTATCCACTCAACACTCAACTTAAGCTCTTTAAGATAATATTTCAAGGTTTCTGCCATTGATCTCCTCTAttcttagaaaaaatatttactcaaATCATCATACCAAGAGCACAAAAATGGAAATGTTAGATAAACTTCATACCTTCTTAGAAGCACCAGAGAGAGCTCAAGAAGATGGGTATAGAACAGATGGCTTCACTGTTATTGCAAAAATCCATATGGTTCATTGTCCACTCAAATCATCTTTTGTTCTTTGATGTTGCAGTAGCCCATTTGAAAAATCCACAGTTCGCTTCAGCATTAGATGCAGGTCCCtgaattacatatatatcctAGTTTTATCAGCATAAAAGCCGCCCATATTTGAACAGCTTTTATAACCCCAAGCACCTCAACGTCACATACTAACATAACACTCATGTAATcaatgcaaaataaattaccaATGGCTTTAAACTTTCAGATTTAAGCATAAACATCCTTCAACATAGTATACGTCGCCTTTTCAGAAAATTggtgatgaaaattttatttaaaaaaaggaaacagaATATCAACATGAACTTGGGAAAAAGAACCATAGTTGTTACCAAGTTGGAATTGGAGAATACCTCAAACCTTCTGAGGATGCTATAGAGTTATTACAGCCGGACATTAAAAGAAGGTAAAGGAAAAGACAATGCAATGTGTATATGTAACAGCTCACAATGTCAATGAGTTTCTACTTTTGTACAATTTAGCAACGAAATACGTCGTGTTAACTTTTCTGGGTTGAGCAAAGCATGTGCACCTTTATGGGGCTATGTTACTATTACAATGAGGAATATGCTTTGAAGGGTAAAGACATTTAGCCCATTCAGACTCTTGCAAAAGGGGGTAACCTTTTACGCTCTGTGTTTTGAGAAAATGATACAACCTCATTGTTTCTTAAAAACACTCAAATAACACCCCACTCAACGGTGTCACTGCCCAACCTACCatattataagataaaatgtTACATAATTCGTCATTTTTTCCTTACTTTTAAATACTAAGGTCATACAGTTAAATCAACACATATTTAacaatgtatataatatttcaaagaTGCCAAGAAGcggttttttattaaaattctaattgaTGCAACATTATTTGAATGATCGTAAAAAGTTTAccctatgtttggtttcatgttTGGGCATTTCCtgagacaagataaaacacaaccaatgtttgtttttttattttttacacctttactatgtgttttttttgtttttcaactttctatatataatatatatacacttatatatagatatatagataatatataagagacatgatttgacaatgaacagtgatttttgtctcccaaatcccaacatcaaacctacaccac is a window from the Sesamum indicum cultivar Zhongzhi No. 13 linkage group LG15, S_indicum_v1.0, whole genome shotgun sequence genome containing:
- the LOC105178162 gene encoding uncharacterized protein LOC105178162, which encodes MGDLVKQILATPIQLTDQVIKAADDAATFKQECAELKSKTEKLAGLLRQAARASNDLYERPTRRIIDDTEQVLEKALALVLKCRGHGLMKRVFTIIPTAAFRKMSSQLENSIGDVSWLLRVSASADDRDDEYLGLPPIAANEPILCLIWEQIAILYTGSVDDRSDAAASLVSLARDNDRYGKLIIEEGGVGPLLKLVKEGKLEGQENAARAXXXXXXXXXXXXXMIHAGVCSVFAKILKEGPMKVQAVVAWAVSELAAHYPKCQDLFAQHNIIRLLVSHLAFETVQEHSKYAVVSKATSMHAAVVLASSNNNSNATNDSVTKGSNDLDEDKSSIPHPLGNKQRNQMHNVVTNTMAMNAGRNPVKSNGNNSAKVNSVHSQPSLFSLSGANNRAREMEDPATKAYIKAMAARALWHLAKGNSPICRSITESRALLCFAVLLEKGAEEVQYNSAMALMEITAVAEEDAELRRSAFKPNSPACKAVVDQLLRVIEKADSQLLVPCIKSIGNLARTFKATETRMISPLVKLLDEREAEVSREACIALTKFACSVNYLHLDHSKAIIGAGGAKHLVQLVYFGEQIVQSCALILLCYIAMHVPDSEELAQAEVLTVLEWASKQAILMQVEDVETLLPEAKGKLELYQSRGSRGYH